GTAAAGTTGTAAATATGCCATATCCGACCCCTTTAGAGTCAGCTTTTAAGAAATACGTTCCGAATATGCTGCGGTCTCAAGACTTGCTGCAGCAGTACCCATTAGTGTATTACCACCCTAGTCAACTGATGTTAGGTTCAGTCTCTGTATATTCGTCGGCTTCAGAAGCTAGTGCCACCTCCAACAGCTCGACCGGCATACACACGGCACCGATGCAGTTTAACACTAACAAGCCATGTCCTTCGAGCAAACGAACTGCCGAAACAAAATCCTCATTAGTGAACAACTCGACGACCACCacgaaacaaaaaagtttCGAATGTGGAGAGTGTGGTAAAGTCTTCAACGCACACTACAACTTAACACGACACATGCCGGTGCACACGGGAGCGAGACCTTTCGTTTGTAAGATTTGCGGAAAGGGTTTCCGACAAGCTTCAACCTTGTGTCGTCACAAAATCATTCACACGTCGGAAAAACCACACAAGTGTCATACCTGCGGGAAAGCTTTCAATCGCTCCTCGACTCTGAACACCCACGCACGGATCCACGCAGGATACAAACCGTTCGTCTGCGAGTACTGCGGAAAAGGCTTCCACCAAAAGGGAAACTACAAAAACCACAAGCTCACCCACAGCGGAGAAAAGGCGTACAAATGTTCGGTGTGTTCGAAGGCTTTCCACCAAATCTACAACTTGACATTCCACATGCACACGCACAACGACAAGAAACCGTTCACTTGTAGAGTCTGCGGGAAGGGATTTTGTcgaaattttgacttaaaaaaacacatgAGGAAGCTACACGAAAACACTGCTTCTTCCGACGCGGATTTTGTCACAAACGCGGCACCGTCTACTGTATACCCCAATGAAAGAGACTTACATCATTTTATCAGTCCATTTTTACGGCCACCTGTTCCAGTCTATTCGAAATTGTTGTGACCATATTAAATACATCCAAGTTTCGAGGATCCTGTGTATATTGTAAGAAATATGTCTTCACAATTCTGAAATTCTGACTGCGCTTCTTTCATGATCTCTTTATTAATGTGCAATATGTGCAGGAGGGTCTTGTCACACCACTTCTCTAGTGACAGATGTACTGCTTAGActaaattgtataaaaatgtgtaatttaGTACTATATAACTTACCcaaataaatgttatttaatACTTATGActggtattttattttcaagccatttaaaaatacaacgaaAAGGTAATTTTAAGTACCAAATTTGTGGTCAATGCAGTCCTgaagtttcaattttattgATCAATCGAGGGTTAGATCTAGCTTGCGACAAGTTAGAATAAAAAAGTCTACAGATTACcatttttttcagattttctTTTGAATGTTCAAATTACAGTATTATATTAAAATGCTGTGCCACTGAGCtgatatgataaaaaaaagttatagaTAAATACTTagttcttaaaaatattggcacatatcaaattaaaaaaaaaaaaatggtttagCACTTCGTCAGGTTTTTATACAGAATGTATCTGAAATaggtgtgttaattttaaccagtggaagctGGAAGAACTctccaatttatgaaactttactctataatattttacaaaattcccaaaagttttccaagattttttgccctccaatttttaccaaacgagtcctGTGATTAACTactctgtatttttttataaccatgagaattttaatcttaattatttagttttttctataacaatgtaaattttttgacaaggctccgtttatataacaacagaaaattttcgcccttacccataggcgggtatacattttgaagtctcatttattccaaattttgaaTCGATTTGCAacgttttttttctgaaaaattcaaatagaaaaaacatttcatttaacaagctctGCTACTTGTATACATAAGAagtaaaattataattgaGACAAATATACTATCTATCTAAAAACTACTGGAGAAACTTCATTTAGCTTACTTTtcctttattaacaaaaagtaCTCCTCAGAAGACTAAAAATAGGACTAATAAAACTTTTCACGTGACTTCCAGtaacgtcaaatttgacattttttaaaataaaattccgaAAATGGGGTTTGTGTTGTACATGTATCGAAAAAAGTTACAGGAATAAGTTGGGTGTAATGAGATGCCTACAGGCAAATTTTCAgaacaaaattcgaaaaatcaATACATATTCCGAAATTATATTTCTGCTTGACAGAGGAGAAAATGACTGAGGGAGCAAATGTCTAAATGTCTTACACTTTGGTGCAAAGTTTGTAtaatttcatcatttttaagcTCCATAtactacagggtgttttcgaagttgaggcgttcgtTGTAATACGGAGTCCGATTCTGTCTATTTCTcaatttctccgctgtactagattaataaactcaggatggtgttttttttttttgggaaatcgCTCTATTGCTCTGTATACTCTCTAgtcgccgcagctgcattctgttAGTATTGgccatacattagcaacatactGTGAGCtcgttattttcgtaatgataaaaaaaaaataaaaaaaattaaaaaaaaaatgttttcgtaatgataagccattccgactaattaaatgacaactttggcagtattttttattaacgtccatgctcatttgattttttttgccaattctaatttctaacaaatcagcgcaaatttgaccAGGactgaaatcaaaaatttcaaaaaaattaacctatTACATATATCTttattgccgtacacattttactaaggtgattttgactaaaactctttagaacaacgcatattATCATATATTGGAATAAACACCTCaatttcgaaaacaccctgtatcttTACATCTAACTAATACATAGTTTTTAATGCAAgcaaaatatttaacattcaaatcctttttaaatttgtgtatttatgatttgtttcattttataagTATGTGGACACATccatatactcgtacatagatattttttaaatcgtccTTTTTGTTAATGCTAGGTTAGAAGGTGAAAATTTGCCTATGCTTCAACAAAACTTTGCATGGTTTTCAATTCCAAATACCATACTACATTAATAGATAAATCGATTCATTATCTGTAAAATGAATTACAAAGCAACGTAGGTACTTTTTTGTTGATAAAATGATAAACATTCATCTACATAATTTTTTGCCGAAGAAACCAAATCTGTGATTGAACAGTTCCACACAGAATGTAATTTCCTATTTTCGGAAACATTTGGAGCGCGAtgaataaaatcacaaaagcCTCACATAAAATGGCCGGCAGAGAATTAAAGAGGATTAGCTCGGCACAGTACGCTTCGAGTACGTATTAAGATGTTCTAATATGGTGCACATGTTTTAGGGTGCCGAGGGTTGATTCAAGACGGATGTTCGCTCAAACAGACATGAAATTTCTGGTCGAGCCTTTTCAAACCGATTGCATCTATGGgtcattttataaacaaactAAACAACATTACGGCCGTGAATTCtataaaatatttgctttATCTTCCAAAAGAGCCATTGTTGTCGTCTTTTCCCCGAAATCAATGAACTGGATACGATAGTGCTATTTCGCAGTTTCAATTACCTCACTGTTTGCGTTTATACtttggatattttcaatgaagtGGTTTCAGGCCTTTTACCTTCTATTGAACTCCAACCGCCGAATTGGCCTCACCAGCTACCACGTGTGCCCTCTGACGATTTACATGTTACTTTTAATATTTCACATTACTCACGCCACATACTTGAAGACtctcaacaacaaacaataccTCAAGAACGAATATTTTTCCACTGACGCAAAAGTCTCGACAATTACGTATTCACATTTTATAGTACCTACTACCGATCCTGACCTTTCTCAAATGACAactgtaaaattattttggtttttaaCGCGGGGTGACAGTTATAAAGTTgtcatttgcaatttttagcAGATCGTTGCATTCCACTTGTGCCAGTTTATAAGAAATGCACGGGGCGGATAAGCCATTTAAAGCGATCAGAAAATAACATGTTCGCGATAAGCCGGCtattagaaaataaacaaGTGTGGAGTGAGACGCAAGCGGCATTTGGCAAAGGCCAGCAAAGCAACATCACCCGAACGATGTAATCTGCTTAAGGATATTAGTAGAAAAACTGTTGTAGGTGATCATTCGAGGGGAAGCGAGCACCTAATCTTGCTATGGTGCATTACGGTTACTACAACATGCTGAACATATGAGATTGCACACAGACGAAGGACACAATTCATGTGGTTCCTTCTTTATTCCTACATTCTGTTTCGGCAAATATTTACGCAATCAAAACCAACGACCGAAAGGAGCTAGCGGTCACCGCTATGATGCTCCACCCCAGGGCTTTGCGAATAATGCTACTACAATGATTCATGTTGACGGGGATCGCTTCGTATCACATTGGTTCGATTCACTGATTTTCCGGACACTTCCTAAATAATGACCAATTACCAAATAAACACAAATTTCACATGCAACGGAAACGCGAAGTCCCGAAAACGATGTCTATTTACTTTCTCCCCCACGGACAAATAACGTAAAACACGCagttggttttatattttacacTAGCCAGGGTAAAGTAGTAAACGATTTgacataattgaaatttctaCTACATACTAAATATTATCTAACATTTGTCTCGGCAAATTATCAAAACAGTTCGCAGATTTGTTTATTGTTCATTGTTTAATGTCGCTTGGGGCTTCAGCTCTCTCCTAAGAGCTAAAAGCTACGACTATTCAACCCTTGTCTGATATCTTGATCCAGAACTCTCGAGTGAATTTTGGGTTGCGGCACGCAGGCAACATAACTTATTAACATTATTCATATCATAATAGAGTAAAACCTCGATGCATCGTTTTTGAAGGagatgaaaaataataatgttgaaTAGGTACAAAAGTTGCACATTTTCTTGTCAAattataacgataataatgaataataatttaattaaattgcatAAATGTGTTATTACAGAGAATGtggaattataataaattgacAATATGGTAAAATGTGGTGCTTTGCATGAGTCAGTTTTTCACTGTGAGATATCAAATTTGCCGGATTCTGTTTCGCATGAATTGGCAATTGCACAATTAGAGGTGCGAACACCTGCGAACTCTCATAGGTATACAATCAGAACGTAAATAGACACAATCCTTCTTTCTGATACGAGTGCAAAAGAAGGGAGGGGGTGTACTGTTCGCAGTTTACAGTTCGACACTTTCGCACAAAGCTTTCACAGTTCAGCTAAAATGCTACAGCTTACTGCAGGATACGGTCGAGGAAAGAGGATTCGACGTTTAACAATTGGCTCCAGTGAATATTTCCCGCTTCTAATGCAGTTCAGGGGGCAATTTATTACCCTTATTAGTTTCGAATGATATTAACATCACCTACGTCTTGGCCGTATTAATCACcacttaattattaaaatactgTTTATAAGAGattcttttaaatattattattatcactgATAACGTGAGAAATGATGGGACTTTACAAGGAAAAATCAAACTGTAAGCtgctttgtttaattttgtatcAGGAATAACGTTCAATTGCTGATCACCTGTCTATGATATCGTTGAACGTGGAAATATTATACTGCTTACTAGTGTTTTCGAaacattttgtatttaatgAATTCTACTGAGAACGAAAACACAAAATGCTTATTTTTTAGGTGCTACATTTCTTTACTAAATCTGTGAATCTATATCAATTcagaagtttttaattttctcacACTaccttattttgaaaatttcaatttctttatCGTGACAGTTATCAACACCAAATTCTTGTATTTGTCAGCTAATATTttataagtaaaaaatactaGATTATTGGTAAAATGATGCAATAATACATAAATACGATACAAcactttttcgcttttaacaaaaatctttatttatGACTCCACTAATAgatgtttttttgaaaattaataaaacgtaaTATGtacttgtaaaaaatgtattcgtCGTGTTTACTTAACTATAAATTTAGTTTGAGTATAAATTTGTTAAGAAAATCAGTCTATTTGAGTGATTTTTGTCTATACTTTGCCAATGATGCAATTTGTGCAGTATTCTGATGCGCcactaaatgtaaaattatgtCAATATTAGCTCGTGTGGCATATTTTCAACGAGAACTCTAAGGCTTGACGCTGATTCAACCCATACAGATTATTCTATCCAGGAAATTAGATCATACTGAGTGGTACTTAATATATGATGACCCTCTTCTTCTCCACAATATAAGCTTACAGGCTATGATGTACCTATTCCAAAGATCCAAAGCGAGACGACACATTCTCAAAGGAAAGAAACTATCAAAATAACTCGaaagtacaaaataaaattgtgaaagttgatttcattttcttttcttgACCTTATTTTCATTAGtcttcttaaaaaattataataatttcaatcTAATGTcttaatataattattaacttatattttaatatctataattatgtaataacaaaataatacaaGAAATCAGGATTTTTGTCCAGCTTATAATTCATTCAGTGATCAGAGTCGTAAAAATTCGATAACAAAAATAGGATCTATTCGTTAAAATAGAGTTAGATATGCATATGGCTCTTGCCTCTGTCTCTGGGGTGGTCCACGCTCCAAAGATTTTGTCTGAGTTGAAGACAATGCAGCCAGGAAGAGAGCTTAAAAAGCATATTTTCCGATTAACATGATAAGAGCTGTTGTAAAGATGATAGGGAGGTTATCACCCTGGAAAGAACACAATAGTGGTGATGGTGATAACGCATGTCAGACATGGCGGAGAGCGCATATAGATTATCTTTGTTTGAAGTGACAACGCGTCGTTTCCAGATTGCTTATGAATGCCAAAGGTGTTGATCCGAATAAAGGGGAGATGAGCAATTAATGAAGTTCGACCCCTTTCTCTCCTCTCAATACCTCTATAATCCGGATTCACCCTCTGTTCTTCCTTCCGTCTCACCGTTCCATCAACTccacattaaataaaaattacaactgACTTTAtgaaaacatgaaaaaaaaatctcaatttTTGATAAGAACCGtaagtatttttcaaaaataagagATACAgctaaatgttttatttaatctTGTTACATTCCAAACAAAACGGATTTTGATATGTATGCAACCAGCTATACAAAtggcaaaaatttaatttaaaaaaaaaagatcaaaTGCAAGTTTTTGCTTTGGCTTCCTTATCTCGATATGCTGTTTATGCCCCTTGCAAATTTTCGTGGAATAATTTGCACTTTTCGGAAAGAGTCTAGTGCCATCTCTCGGAGAGTCCTGCGTGAGGATCTGTATTCTGGAAAGCGGGTTGATGTCGCAGCTAGCTGTGCGAAAAGGATATAAAACAATGTTTGTTGTGTAGCATTGCAGACatagagtagaagtgagtacatgcaattttaaataatccCCGACTGATGACAAAGGGAATTAACTCGATTTGAGAGTCAGCAGAGAGtgtgtattttttcattagaaATATCTGACAGGATGTACATTTCATCATATAAATTAATACGCCTAAATTGTTCCTGTAagtgtatttaaataaatctatGTTGAAAACTTGTCAGTATCGGAAGATACAACAATGTTGGATGTTCACACTAGAAGGATCTCAAGACATTCATGCATAATACTAAGAAATTGCAGGTAagtcttattttattttattggtcGAATTCTAGAGTAATCAATAAATAGGTATA
The sequence above is drawn from the Tenebrio molitor chromosome X, icTenMoli1.1, whole genome shotgun sequence genome and encodes:
- the LOC138140245 gene encoding fez family zinc finger protein erm-like, whose translation is MAAESSTHLQPESSDSSTTSPPSRSLNFSIAKIMEPDNRSLRKQANHCEQERNSKVVNMPYPTPLESAFKKYVPNMLRSQDLLQQYPLVYYHPSQLMLGSVSVYSSASEASATSNSSTGIHTAPMQFNTNKPCPSSKRTAETKSSLVNNSTTTTKQKSFECGECGKVFNAHYNLTRHMPVHTGARPFVCKICGKGFRQASTLCRHKIIHTSEKPHKCHTCGKAFNRSSTLNTHARIHAGYKPFVCEYCGKGFHQKGNYKNHKLTHSGEKAYKCSVCSKAFHQIYNLTFHMHTHNDKKPFTCRVCGKGFCRNFDLKKHMRKLHENTASSDADFVTNAAPSTVYPNERDLHHFISPFLRPPVPVYSKLL